From Bacillus pumilus, one genomic window encodes:
- a CDS encoding DUF2200 domain-containing protein produces the protein MTKPKIYTMSFAKVYPLYIAKAERKGRTKAEVDTIICWLTGYSPEELQERVDQQTDIENFFAEAPELHPSRSLIKGVICGVRVEDIEEETMKNIRYLDKLIDELAKGKTMEKILRDSL, from the coding sequence ATGACCAAACCTAAAATCTATACAATGAGCTTCGCAAAAGTCTATCCTCTCTACATCGCAAAGGCAGAGAGAAAAGGACGAACAAAGGCTGAAGTCGATACGATTATTTGTTGGTTAACAGGGTACAGTCCGGAAGAGCTGCAGGAACGGGTGGATCAACAGACAGATATTGAAAACTTCTTTGCCGAGGCCCCTGAGCTTCATCCTTCCCGCAGTTTAATCAAAGGAGTCATCTGTGGTGTTCGAGTAGAAGACATTGAGGAAGAAACCATGAAAAACATTCGGTATCTAGATAAGCTGATTGATGAGTTAGCGAAAGGAAAGACGATGGAAAAGATTTTGCGGGATTCGTTATGA
- a CDS encoding ABC transporter permease produces MMMLKKEFRELFTSYKILFVPIIFTILMITQPITLKMLPDLLSKSANLPEGSTFYIPEPSAGEALASALSKFDSLGVFILIMIVMGTIAGERASGVTAMIMVKPISRMSYYVSKICAYAGLTLFSLVVAVLASVYYVDIQFGHVDWVNVVKGTLLYYPNLLLIVVSTICASAFFQRSVTAGGVSLVINLILFTVPSFYEDTLGKFAPKGVTSAAEEMIHRGTYSDQTLTSFLGVSVLIVIFFLIGWFLFRKQEL; encoded by the coding sequence ATGATGATGCTGAAAAAGGAATTTAGGGAGTTATTCACTAGTTATAAAATTTTATTTGTGCCGATCATTTTTACGATTTTAATGATCACACAGCCTATTACGCTCAAAATGCTGCCGGATCTTTTATCGAAATCAGCTAATTTACCTGAAGGGTCCACATTTTATATACCAGAGCCTAGCGCTGGTGAGGCTTTAGCGAGTGCATTGAGTAAGTTCGATTCGCTTGGCGTTTTTATTCTCATTATGATCGTGATGGGGACGATTGCGGGAGAGCGTGCCTCTGGGGTGACGGCGATGATTATGGTGAAGCCGATCAGTCGAATGAGTTATTATGTCTCAAAAATATGCGCCTATGCTGGTTTGACCTTGTTTAGTTTGGTGGTGGCAGTGCTTGCCTCCGTTTATTATGTGGACATCCAATTTGGGCATGTGGATTGGGTCAATGTGGTAAAAGGAACACTTCTTTATTATCCAAATTTATTGCTGATTGTGGTATCGACCATTTGTGCTTCGGCGTTCTTTCAACGTTCTGTCACAGCCGGCGGTGTATCGCTTGTGATCAACCTTATTCTATTTACCGTTCCTTCATTTTATGAGGATACATTAGGGAAGTTTGCGCCTAAAGGCGTGACAAGTGCGGCAGAGGAGATGATTCATAGAGGGACTTATTCGGATCAGACTCTTACAAGCTTTCTAGGTGTATCGGTATTGATTGTTATCTTTTTTCTCATTGGATGGTTTCTTTTTAGAAAACAAGAATTATAG
- a CDS encoding ABC transporter ATP-binding protein, translating into MNMLECQGLTKSYGRHEVLKNVSFSVGEVGCVGFLGANGAGKTTTIRILTGLARPTSGVVKVAGMDVIKDMDDISHVIGYCPQQPAFYQDMTGQEWMHWVGGLFQLEEKVIRSKTEELLKLCRVYEAKDRAIGSYSGGMKQRLAIAQALINSPKVLILDEPVSALDPMGRKDVLTLIERLKHEMLIFMSTHILDDIERVADHIIMINSGKIEMSSSMKQIKEDYIQPVIEFQLEQKNTKLVALLKEQDWMEECIEAGDGYQVRVNDQQMALKELPGLISETGGVLLHYRLSKLTLEDIFMKVVNA; encoded by the coding sequence TTGAATATGCTGGAGTGTCAAGGGCTGACGAAATCGTATGGTCGGCATGAAGTTTTAAAAAACGTTTCGTTTTCTGTTGGGGAGGTTGGTTGTGTAGGATTTTTAGGAGCCAATGGAGCGGGGAAGACAACGACGATTCGGATTCTGACGGGGCTTGCTCGTCCTACGTCTGGCGTCGTGAAGGTGGCGGGTATGGATGTGATAAAGGACATGGATGACATCAGTCATGTGATTGGATATTGTCCGCAGCAGCCTGCATTTTATCAGGATATGACAGGTCAGGAGTGGATGCATTGGGTTGGCGGGTTATTTCAATTAGAGGAAAAAGTCATTCGCTCCAAAACTGAGGAGCTGCTGAAGCTTTGCCGTGTGTATGAGGCGAAGGATCGTGCCATAGGCAGCTACAGCGGAGGCATGAAGCAGAGGCTCGCCATTGCACAGGCGCTTATCAATAGCCCGAAGGTTCTTATTTTGGATGAGCCTGTGTCTGCACTTGATCCAATGGGAAGAAAAGACGTCCTGACTTTGATTGAGCGTTTAAAGCATGAGATGCTGATCTTTATGTCGACCCATATTTTAGATGACATTGAAAGAGTGGCGGATCATATTATCATGATCAACAGCGGGAAAATTGAAATGTCCTCTTCGATGAAACAGATCAAAGAAGACTATATCCAGCCAGTGATTGAATTTCAATTAGAACAAAAGAATACGAAATTAGTGGCTTTATTAAAAGAGCAGGATTGGATGGAGGAATGCATTGAGGCAGGGGACGGTTATCAGGTGCGAGTGAACGATCAACAAATGGCGTTGAAGGAGCTGCCTGGTCTCATCTCTGAAACTGGCGGTGTTCTCCTCCATTATCGACTATCTAAGCTGACGCTTGAAGATATTTTCATGAAGGTTGTGAATGCATGA
- a CDS encoding restriction endonuclease gives MSNYDFHALLQPLEFEVLVCDVVSQRENVPFRTFKEGRDQGIDGFYTDGKTETVIQVKRYAQQSFKPLIHSLKQDLQKVRKLKPDRYILGISMELTRQQTKDIVELFKEFNVTEHDILDRVELNRLLSQPTYRKVIINQPKLLIPNSNVLEHLLKEYLHSRIYRESAYRLKDACKTAKTFIPSKVYRSAVSNWDINRTIILSGEPGVGKTTIAQILALAHLYQNHLNGFRWVYSIDDIYSMLDEHQIQVFILDDYWGSILEKEKNKKEEERLAKLIKDIENFPNDTRLIITTREYILQQLIHKSPLLKKVFDNYTLICNLEAYSESEKASILFSRLYYSKLNYEHVNYLHLYTDEIVYHDNYNPRVLSLFLDQKPQSYETPEDYLNRLLNYLDCPSDFWRDIFDNLSNEAKFVAFLLLITSTPSLQEDVEVCYKNSLHYYFNETHTKNLSESLRELEETMIKTVYDDEYDDIFIYFINPSAQDFLLDFLKENCEQWIPKLLPCCSFYNQLLFLFKNVSPSCSSNISEQIIQSCIEHYDDYTTSFSENDNIWNIDILEQEKGSLDRFFDLLRIYLTQNQKQPRLYKFLEYKINQYCIDMGSNGPKEYQYNDLHNLPDYIVSCTNIGMAFNGYKLIDKYFKNAFSVFHYKAMERFREIFPKEYEIFYESFNSKIRKNIKQLIFSELDFLEEYCMDVELDMLIDSIPDLCDFYGLQYSIEMDKQIELLYGRSPTRINNDHSIMNRHSPTDNLSEHDVSTVKYNAYDWMYGKEEELIENDEVIELISKSKLSNGVKDKLNLVLDNNSPVYIYQLLNTKESLNLLIATLEKDGSMLPERETDLYMKTLTYLTQGDSTLLINLIDFCIDSFCSFMYREQPLFRKREFLKSNIYRDHLADNPPLKNIVYEHLILEDEQWLRFINIPLFVACFSMSISFSIDDDELLEIYPEIWGENSKKIKRIKLENGKKLSELFYPEFGEYYIYNSEWESILYRLFEELTPYHFNQFYVEPAIKRFMKQLGDGDESSKVLKLMSTMELLLEYEQHDKINHIGQQYSINDEQNLIEKLGIADFDFWDLPSIPQNTFTYLIKGDLIKRKAHNWEVPIYKIENICLIKELGVYSYSLTSIKKIENLLKRFENGDYSQIIVT, from the coding sequence TTGTCTAATTACGATTTTCATGCATTACTTCAACCATTAGAGTTTGAAGTGTTGGTATGTGATGTAGTCTCTCAAAGAGAGAACGTTCCCTTTAGAACCTTTAAAGAGGGGCGAGATCAAGGCATTGATGGTTTTTATACAGACGGTAAAACTGAAACCGTCATACAAGTAAAGCGTTATGCTCAGCAATCTTTTAAGCCTTTAATACATTCTTTAAAGCAAGACCTACAAAAAGTTCGCAAATTAAAACCAGATCGCTATATCTTAGGGATATCAATGGAGTTAACACGTCAACAAACGAAAGATATTGTTGAATTATTTAAAGAATTCAATGTGACTGAACACGATATATTAGATAGGGTTGAATTGAACAGACTCCTTTCACAGCCGACTTACAGAAAAGTGATAATTAATCAACCAAAGCTTTTAATTCCAAATTCAAATGTGCTTGAACACTTGTTAAAAGAATATCTACATAGTCGTATTTATAGAGAGTCTGCCTATAGATTAAAAGATGCTTGTAAAACAGCAAAAACTTTTATACCTTCAAAAGTCTATAGATCAGCAGTTTCGAATTGGGACATTAACCGAACTATCATACTTTCCGGAGAACCAGGTGTTGGAAAAACAACAATCGCTCAAATTCTAGCTTTAGCCCATTTGTATCAAAATCATTTAAACGGATTTAGATGGGTATACTCAATCGATGATATATACAGTATGTTAGATGAACACCAAATACAAGTTTTTATTTTAGATGATTACTGGGGAAGTATCCTCGAAAAAGAAAAGAATAAAAAAGAAGAAGAACGCTTAGCTAAGTTAATAAAGGATATCGAAAATTTCCCTAATGATACAAGATTAATTATTACAACAAGAGAATATATTCTTCAACAACTCATTCATAAAAGTCCTTTACTAAAAAAAGTATTTGATAACTATACCTTAATTTGCAACTTGGAAGCATACTCCGAGAGTGAAAAAGCAAGTATTTTATTTAGTCGTCTCTACTACTCAAAACTAAATTATGAGCATGTTAACTATTTGCATCTTTATACAGATGAGATTGTATATCACGACAATTATAATCCAAGGGTACTATCACTATTTTTAGATCAAAAACCTCAAAGTTATGAAACACCAGAAGATTACTTAAATCGATTGTTAAATTATTTAGATTGTCCAAGTGATTTTTGGAGAGATATTTTTGATAATTTATCTAATGAAGCAAAGTTTGTAGCTTTTTTACTACTAATTACTTCAACACCTTCATTACAAGAGGATGTAGAAGTCTGCTACAAAAATTCTTTACATTATTATTTCAATGAAACGCACACGAAGAATTTAAGTGAGAGTCTTAGAGAACTTGAAGAAACCATGATCAAGACCGTTTATGATGATGAGTATGATGATATCTTTATATATTTTATAAACCCATCAGCACAAGATTTTCTGCTTGACTTCTTGAAAGAGAATTGTGAACAATGGATTCCCAAACTACTGCCTTGCTGCTCCTTCTATAATCAATTATTGTTTCTATTTAAGAATGTATCACCTTCTTGTAGTTCAAACATTAGTGAACAGATCATACAAAGTTGTATAGAACATTATGATGATTATACAACTAGTTTTTCAGAAAACGATAATATATGGAATATTGATATTTTAGAACAAGAAAAGGGAAGCTTAGATAGATTCTTTGATTTACTTAGAATTTATCTAACACAAAATCAAAAACAACCGAGACTTTATAAATTTTTAGAGTATAAAATCAATCAGTACTGTATTGATATGGGGAGTAATGGCCCTAAAGAATATCAATATAATGATTTGCATAATTTACCTGATTATATCGTAAGTTGCACAAATATTGGAATGGCTTTTAACGGATATAAATTAATAGATAAATACTTCAAAAACGCCTTTAGTGTGTTTCATTATAAAGCGATGGAACGTTTTCGAGAAATATTTCCTAAGGAGTACGAAATATTTTATGAATCTTTTAACTCAAAAATTAGAAAAAATATAAAACAATTGATTTTTTCAGAGTTGGATTTTTTAGAAGAATACTGCATGGATGTAGAATTAGATATGTTAATTGATAGCATTCCTGATTTATGTGACTTTTATGGCCTTCAATACTCAATAGAAATGGATAAACAAATTGAGCTTTTATATGGACGCTCACCTACACGAATAAATAATGACCATTCAATAATGAACAGACATTCGCCAACTGATAATTTAAGTGAACATGACGTAAGTACAGTAAAATATAACGCATATGATTGGATGTATGGAAAGGAAGAAGAATTAATAGAAAATGATGAAGTTATCGAACTTATATCAAAAAGCAAACTTTCGAATGGTGTCAAAGATAAATTAAATCTCGTATTAGACAATAATTCACCAGTTTACATCTATCAGTTACTAAATACGAAAGAATCTTTGAATTTATTAATCGCAACATTAGAAAAAGACGGTTCAATGCTACCTGAGAGAGAAACCGACTTATATATGAAAACGTTAACCTATTTAACCCAAGGTGATTCTACATTATTAATAAATTTAATTGACTTTTGTATTGATTCATTTTGTTCATTCATGTATCGGGAACAACCTTTATTTCGAAAAAGGGAATTTTTAAAAAGTAACATTTATAGAGATCATTTAGCAGATAACCCTCCACTCAAAAATATTGTGTATGAACATTTAATATTAGAGGATGAACAGTGGTTACGATTTATTAATATTCCATTATTCGTCGCTTGCTTTTCGATGAGTATAAGTTTTAGCATTGATGATGATGAATTACTAGAAATCTACCCCGAAATATGGGGTGAAAATTCAAAAAAAATCAAACGAATAAAGCTGGAGAATGGAAAAAAATTATCTGAACTATTTTATCCTGAATTTGGAGAATACTACATCTATAACAGTGAGTGGGAAAGCATATTATATAGGCTTTTCGAAGAGTTAACACCATATCATTTTAATCAATTCTATGTTGAACCTGCCATTAAGCGATTTATGAAGCAATTAGGAGATGGCGATGAATCATCAAAAGTATTAAAACTCATGTCTACTATGGAGTTGTTATTAGAATATGAACAGCATGATAAAATTAATCATATCGGCCAACAATATAGTATTAATGACGAACAAAATCTAATAGAGAAATTAGGAATAGCTGATTTTGATTTTTGGGATTTGCCTTCGATTCCCCAAAATACGTTTACTTATTTAATTAAAGGTGACTTAATAAAACGTAAAGCACATAATTGGGAAGTGCCAATTTACAAAATAGAGAACATCTGTTTAATAAAAGAGCTTGGAGTTTATAGTTACTCATTAACATCCATAAAAAAGATTGAAAATCTCCTTAAACGCTTTGAAAATGGTGATTATTCGCAAATAATAGTAACCTAA
- a CDS encoding ABC transporter ATP-binding protein: protein MPFMEVQNISKRYSNGDGIEGLSFSIEAGEVVALLGPNGAGKTTTIRCLTGLYKPDGGEILIEGFPPGHSHVQKQVALIPDQPYLYPDLTAAEHVQFRARGYHKGLKQIKEKVYGALKEVHMEKKMNELCGRLSRGQKQRVVLAGAIVQDASLFILDEPTVGLDIASKQWLSDWLRQKSSQGGSVFVSTHSLEFVLDTASRVVLIRDGAIMKNMDVPQLKEEQIEWRAEVIQLLGEWSSE from the coding sequence ATGCCATTCATGGAGGTTCAGAATATAAGCAAACGATACAGTAATGGTGATGGGATAGAGGGCCTGTCATTTTCCATAGAAGCAGGAGAAGTTGTGGCGCTGCTTGGGCCGAATGGCGCCGGGAAGACGACAACGATTCGGTGTTTAACGGGTCTATATAAACCAGATGGAGGGGAAATTCTCATTGAGGGTTTCCCGCCTGGTCATTCCCATGTCCAAAAACAAGTAGCTCTTATTCCTGATCAGCCGTATTTGTATCCAGACTTAACGGCTGCTGAACATGTTCAGTTCCGTGCTCGTGGATATCATAAAGGCTTAAAACAGATCAAGGAAAAGGTATATGGAGCGTTGAAAGAAGTACATATGGAAAAAAAGATGAACGAACTGTGCGGAAGGCTGTCAAGAGGTCAAAAGCAGCGTGTCGTCTTAGCAGGGGCCATTGTTCAAGATGCCTCCCTTTTTATATTAGATGAACCGACTGTTGGGTTAGATATTGCGTCAAAACAGTGGCTGTCGGATTGGCTGAGACAAAAAAGCAGTCAAGGTGGGTCGGTCTTTGTGTCGACTCATAGTCTGGAGTTCGTTCTCGATACGGCCAGCAGGGTGGTATTGATTCGAGACGGTGCCATCATGAAGAATATGGATGTTCCTCAATTAAAGGAAGAACAGATTGAGTGGAGGGCAGAAGTCATTCAACTTCTGGGGGAGTGGTCAAGTGAATAA
- a CDS encoding PLD nuclease N-terminal domain-containing protein — protein MDMKMILPLVLLQAILMVIGLFDLLKRDPSRIRGEVKWIWALVIVFVASAGPIAYFIFGRKQS, from the coding sequence ATGGATATGAAGATGATTTTACCTCTCGTTTTGCTGCAAGCCATTTTAATGGTGATTGGTTTGTTTGATTTGCTGAAAAGAGATCCATCTAGGATCAGAGGAGAGGTGAAGTGGATTTGGGCTTTGGTGATTGTGTTTGTGGCGAGTGCCGGTCCTATTGCGTATTTCATTTTTGGTCGTAAACAATCTTAA